Proteins encoded by one window of Microcoleus sp. FACHB-68:
- a CDS encoding chlorophyll a/b-binding protein produces the protein MQKENRNAWRFGFTPGAENWNGRLAMIGFAGAMILELVTGKGLLHFWGLI, from the coding sequence ATGCAAAAAGAAAATCGCAACGCTTGGCGCTTTGGCTTCACCCCCGGTGCCGAGAACTGGAACGGTCGTCTGGCAATGATTGGCTTTGCCGGCGCAATGATTCTGGAATTAGTGACTGGAAAAGGTTTGCTTCACTTCTGGGGCTTAATCTAA
- a CDS encoding response regulator has translation MKTVLIVEDDQVNARVFSKILTKRGGLAVKHTENVEEVMQIAQAGEADIILMDVSLARSVYKGRAVDGIKITQMLKSDPQTASLPIILVTAHAMAGDREQFLEQSGADGYISKPVVDHQEFVDRIMALLPKD, from the coding sequence ATGAAAACCGTTTTGATTGTGGAGGACGATCAGGTCAATGCACGAGTATTTTCTAAGATCCTGACCAAACGGGGCGGCTTAGCCGTAAAGCATACCGAAAATGTGGAAGAGGTGATGCAAATTGCCCAAGCTGGGGAAGCGGACATTATTTTGATGGATGTCTCCCTCGCTCGCAGTGTTTATAAGGGCAGAGCGGTTGATGGCATCAAAATCACTCAAATGTTAAAGTCAGACCCACAAACGGCTAGTCTGCCCATTATCCTGGTGACGGCTCATGCGATGGCCGGTGATCGCGAACAATTTCTAGAGCAGAGTGGAGCAGATGGGTATATCTCCAAACCTGTTGTCGATCACCAAGAGTTTGTTGATCGAATTATGGCTCTGCTGCCCAAGGATTAA
- a CDS encoding DNA topoisomerase (ATP-hydrolyzing), which translates to MAKQLNLLSTGQVISTALHTEMQQSYLEYAMSVIVGRALPDVRDGLKPVHRRILYAMHELGLTPDRPYRKCARVVGDVLGKYHPHGDQAVYDALVRMVQEFSTRYPLLAGHGNFGSVDNDPPAAMRYTETRLAPVSHEAMLAEIDAATVDFIGNFDNSQQEPVVLPAQLPILLLNGCSGIAVGMATNIPPHNLGEIVDGLIALIDRPDLPDEKLFELIPGPDFPTGGEIVETEGIRAAYTTGKGSISVRGIAQIEEVQGGRGRHKRMAIVVTELPFQVNKAAWIEKMAELVNQGRIEGISDIRDESDREGMRVVVELKREVEPQNILHHLYHQTALQSTFGAILLAIVEGQPRQLTLRELLLQFLNFREQTLTRRYSHELNKTEERLHIVEGLLNALGNLDAVIDILRNAPDGTTAKIAFQNQLNLSDRQADAILAMPLRRLTGLERQNLQTEFAELTQRRQELQLLLGDRQELLKALKRDLRSQKKKYGDPRRTRIYGNKPAQRQKGKASEEKAGTGTKEKGRNKSDSPPLPVSPVPSLPFPDEETVLEFTHRGYVRRLPVAALQQPTRGRKKSKGAESVPSNQDFSVQTELAKTGQDVLALTRTGKAFAIKVGDIPPATGRDAKGKPFVTLLPQSVHNDPEAIAAQFIISDYLDSMTLIMLTQQGRIKRIPLLELANMTGRGLTVMKLKDDDLLMYADLAGADEEVVLATSGGRLLRFAVNEEQLPVMGRTAQGYQALRLRKQEQLVGCATMGTNKDLLLVTELGFAKRLPIHLLRPANRGEIGTQALQFTTKSDSLAGIVPAPKDASVMLHTSADRLVKLPIAEVAIWGKDGIGDRVPLLNPGEKVISLTLCSQELG; encoded by the coding sequence ATGGCCAAACAGTTGAACTTGCTCTCGACAGGACAGGTGATCTCCACTGCCCTGCACACGGAGATGCAACAGTCCTATCTTGAATATGCCATGAGTGTGATCGTCGGGCGGGCACTGCCGGACGTTCGCGATGGCTTAAAACCCGTCCACCGGCGAATTTTGTACGCTATGCACGAGTTGGGGCTGACACCAGACCGGCCCTACCGCAAGTGCGCCCGTGTGGTCGGGGATGTGCTGGGGAAATATCATCCCCACGGAGATCAGGCGGTTTACGACGCCTTGGTGCGGATGGTGCAGGAGTTTTCGACGCGCTATCCGCTGCTAGCCGGTCATGGCAACTTTGGTTCGGTGGACAATGACCCACCGGCAGCCATGCGATACACCGAAACTCGCTTAGCGCCGGTAAGCCACGAGGCGATGCTGGCTGAAATTGACGCGGCGACGGTTGACTTCATTGGCAACTTCGATAACTCGCAGCAAGAGCCGGTGGTGTTGCCGGCGCAACTGCCGATCTTATTGCTCAACGGTTGCTCTGGGATTGCGGTGGGGATGGCTACCAATATTCCTCCCCACAACTTGGGAGAGATTGTTGATGGTTTAATTGCTTTAATTGACCGGCCCGATTTGCCCGATGAGAAGCTGTTTGAGCTGATTCCGGGGCCAGATTTCCCCACCGGCGGCGAAATCGTCGAGACAGAGGGAATTCGAGCCGCTTACACCACCGGCAAGGGCAGCATCTCTGTCCGGGGCATTGCTCAAATTGAAGAGGTTCAAGGAGGACGAGGCCGGCACAAGCGCATGGCAATTGTGGTGACTGAACTGCCATTCCAAGTTAATAAAGCGGCTTGGATTGAAAAGATGGCAGAGTTAGTCAATCAGGGGCGAATTGAGGGCATTTCTGATATCCGCGATGAGAGCGATCGTGAGGGGATGCGTGTAGTCGTTGAACTCAAACGAGAGGTAGAGCCTCAAAACATCCTGCATCACCTGTACCACCAAACGGCGCTTCAGTCTACCTTTGGGGCGATTTTGCTAGCGATTGTGGAGGGTCAGCCCCGCCAGCTGACGCTGCGGGAGTTGTTGCTGCAGTTTTTGAATTTCCGAGAGCAGACGCTGACGCGCCGGTATAGTCACGAACTGAATAAGACTGAGGAACGGCTGCACATTGTTGAGGGTTTGCTCAATGCGTTGGGAAATCTCGATGCGGTGATTGACATTCTCAGAAATGCGCCAGATGGCACGACTGCCAAGATCGCTTTTCAGAATCAGCTGAATTTGAGTGATCGGCAGGCAGATGCGATTTTGGCGATGCCTTTGCGCCGGCTGACGGGTTTGGAACGGCAGAATTTGCAGACAGAGTTTGCGGAACTCACGCAGCGCCGGCAGGAGTTGCAACTGTTGCTGGGTGATCGTCAGGAACTGCTCAAAGCCCTGAAAAGAGACTTGAGATCCCAGAAAAAGAAGTATGGCGATCCGCGCCGCACCCGGATTTACGGAAATAAGCCGGCACAGCGGCAGAAGGGTAAAGCATCAGAGGAGAAAGCCGGCACGGGAACGAAAGAGAAAGGCAGAAATAAGTCAGACTCACCGCCGTTGCCTGTGTCCCCCGTTCCCTCTCTTCCTTTCCCAGATGAAGAAACGGTTCTGGAATTCACGCACCGGGGATATGTGCGCCGGCTGCCGGTGGCGGCGTTGCAGCAGCCTACTCGCGGTCGTAAAAAGAGCAAGGGCGCGGAGTCTGTGCCGAGTAATCAGGACTTTTCGGTTCAGACTGAGTTGGCTAAGACAGGGCAGGATGTTTTAGCCTTGACTCGCACCGGCAAGGCTTTTGCAATTAAGGTTGGGGACATTCCACCGGCAACGGGTCGGGACGCGAAGGGCAAGCCGTTTGTGACTTTGCTGCCTCAGTCTGTCCACAACGATCCTGAAGCGATTGCGGCGCAATTTATTATCTCAGATTATCTTGACAGTATGACGCTGATTATGCTAACGCAGCAGGGCCGCATTAAGCGGATTCCCTTATTAGAGTTGGCCAATATGACAGGTCGAGGTCTGACGGTGATGAAGTTGAAGGATGACGATTTGCTCATGTACGCAGATCTGGCGGGTGCCGACGAGGAGGTGGTTTTGGCTACTTCTGGAGGCCGGCTATTGCGCTTTGCGGTGAATGAGGAGCAGTTGCCGGTGATGGGGCGCACGGCGCAGGGTTATCAGGCATTGCGCTTGCGGAAGCAGGAGCAGTTGGTTGGTTGTGCGACAATGGGGACGAATAAAGATTTGTTGCTGGTGACTGAGTTAGGGTTTGCGAAGCGGTTGCCGATACACTTATTGAGACCGGCAAATCGGGGAGAAATTGGGACTCAGGCGTTGCAGTTTACCACCAAGAGTGATTCCTTGGCGGGAATCGTGCCGGCACCTAAGGATGCTTCTGTGATGTTACACACTTCTGCGGATCGGTTGGTGAAGTTGCCGATTGCTGAGGTGGCGATCTGGGGTAAAGATGGTATCGGAGATCGGGTGCCGTTGCTCAATCCTGGGGAGAAGGTAATTTCCCTGACACTGTGTTCCCAGGAGTTGGGGTAG
- a CDS encoding extracellular solute-binding protein, with the protein MKVKYEVINSEYMSVIYTRLAGGTAPDVFYLEAFEAPRLMKEGAGESLNAYITADFNIAGFEKRLLSAFKHEGKIFVNHKHFSTLYLFYNKQAFKETDISQFLKILNNLMRYFQRLKVYQNKYGKFYQYGCQQMYLQI; encoded by the coding sequence ATCAAAGTTAAATATGAAGTTATTAACAGTGAGTATATGTCTGTCATTTACACCCGCTTAGCCGGAGGAACTGCACCGGATGTATTTTATTTAGAGGCATTTGAAGCCCCAAGATTAATGAAGGAGGGGGCGGGAGAATCTCTGAACGCTTATATAACAGCAGATTTTAATATTGCTGGTTTTGAGAAACGGTTACTCAGTGCTTTTAAACATGAGGGTAAAATTTTTGTGAATCACAAACATTTTTCTACTTTATATCTTTTCTATAATAAACAAGCTTTTAAAGAAACCGATATTTCCCAATTTCTTAAAATTTTAAATAACTTGATGAGATATTTCCAAAGATTGAAGGTTTATCAGAATAAATATGGCAAATTCTATCAGTATGGTTGTCAGCAAATGTATCTTCAGATATAA
- a CDS encoding peptidase, protein MINITLSAAAPTGSCYGVLAQETAIGAQQWHPQAGHTNRILSLEETTSPPTALPPLQAHPLPPSLAQWQDPTGSGDYFSEVKSLPVGYLIWSLFPVKVFIEAAGSPSSQQWASVVLQAVREWSLYLPLDIVKDSETADIAIWHRRPPLRMSPDGNLTRARSAETRYEFYISQEADSPAMLSHRFTILLSPNQAGPYIQAAARHELGHALGIWGHSPLETDTLYFSQVRNPPPISARDINTLKRIYEQPTRLGWPVN, encoded by the coding sequence TTGATTAATATCACTCTCTCAGCTGCCGCCCCCACCGGCAGCTGTTATGGTGTTTTAGCACAAGAAACAGCGATCGGGGCGCAGCAATGGCACCCACAGGCCGGCCATACAAATCGGATTTTGAGCTTAGAAGAGACAACATCCCCACCGACAGCCTTACCGCCCCTACAGGCGCACCCCCTGCCCCCCTCGCTTGCCCAGTGGCAAGATCCGACTGGCAGCGGCGATTATTTCTCCGAGGTGAAATCGCTGCCAGTTGGCTATCTCATCTGGTCCCTATTTCCAGTTAAAGTTTTTATCGAGGCAGCCGGTTCTCCCTCATCCCAGCAATGGGCCAGCGTTGTCTTGCAAGCGGTGCGGGAATGGAGCTTATATTTACCCTTAGACATCGTCAAAGACTCAGAAACGGCAGATATTGCGATTTGGCACCGGCGTCCACCCTTGCGAATGTCTCCTGATGGCAACCTAACTCGCGCTCGTTCGGCTGAAACCCGCTATGAGTTTTACATCAGCCAGGAAGCCGACTCACCGGCAATGCTGTCCCACCGCTTCACAATCTTATTAAGTCCTAACCAGGCCGGCCCTTACATCCAAGCAGCCGCCCGTCACGAACTTGGCCATGCTTTGGGAATCTGGGGCCACAGCCCTCTGGAAACCGACACGCTCTATTTTTCTCAAGTTCGCAACCCACCCCCCATTTCCGCTAGAGACATCAACACGCTTAAGCGGATTTATGAGCAACCCACTCGCTTGGGATGGCCAGTGAATTAA
- the rpoD gene encoding RNA polymerase sigma factor RpoD codes for MTQANNVLATLDQPELENFTQPEIELEDLLIEEAEDDLLGADSGDQEAFLDAQSDDEDAKSGKARSGRRKAQAKKKHYTEDSIRLYLQEIGRIRLLRADEEIELARKIADLLELERVREKLYDDLARIPHDAEWAEAVKMPLQEFRRRLHLGRRAKEKMVQSNLRLVVSIAKKYMNRGLSFQDLIQEGSLGLIRAAEKFDHEKGYKFSTYATWWIRQAITRAIADQSRTIRLPVHLYETISRIKKTTKLLSQEMGRKPTEEEIATRMEMTIEKLRFIAKSAQLPISLETPIGKEEDSRLGDFIESDGETPEDQVAKNLLREDLESVLDTLSPRERDVLRLRYGLDDGRMKTLEEIGQIFNVTRERIRQIEAKALRKLRHPNRNSILKEYIR; via the coding sequence ATGACCCAGGCTAACAACGTACTTGCAACCCTTGATCAGCCTGAGCTGGAAAATTTTACCCAGCCTGAGATCGAGTTAGAAGATCTTTTAATTGAAGAAGCAGAAGATGACTTGCTTGGTGCCGACTCCGGCGACCAAGAAGCCTTTTTAGATGCTCAGTCTGATGATGAGGACGCGAAGTCTGGGAAGGCTCGCTCTGGCCGGCGGAAAGCCCAGGCTAAGAAAAAGCATTATACAGAAGACTCAATTCGCCTCTACCTGCAAGAAATCGGCAGAATTCGGCTGTTACGTGCTGACGAAGAAATTGAGCTAGCGCGTAAGATTGCCGATCTGCTTGAATTAGAGCGTGTACGCGAGAAACTCTACGATGATCTGGCTCGGATTCCCCATGATGCGGAATGGGCTGAAGCGGTGAAGATGCCATTGCAAGAGTTTCGTCGTCGCCTGCATTTAGGCCGGCGCGCGAAAGAGAAAATGGTGCAGTCTAACCTCCGGTTGGTGGTTTCGATTGCGAAAAAGTATATGAATCGAGGTCTGTCATTCCAAGACTTGATTCAAGAAGGCAGTCTGGGTTTGATCCGGGCGGCTGAGAAGTTTGACCATGAAAAAGGTTATAAATTCTCAACCTATGCGACTTGGTGGATTCGTCAGGCAATTACCCGTGCGATCGCTGATCAGTCGCGCACCATTCGTCTTCCTGTTCATCTTTACGAAACAATTTCTCGAATTAAGAAAACTACCAAATTACTTTCCCAAGAAATGGGCCGCAAGCCCACTGAAGAGGAAATCGCCACTCGCATGGAGATGACCATTGAGAAATTGCGGTTTATTGCCAAGTCCGCGCAGTTGCCGATTTCTCTAGAAACCCCTATCGGGAAAGAAGAAGACTCTCGCTTGGGAGATTTTATTGAATCTGACGGAGAAACCCCGGAAGATCAAGTTGCTAAAAATCTACTCCGGGAAGACCTTGAAAGTGTCCTCGACACCCTCAGCCCCCGTGAACGTGATGTTTTGCGTTTGCGCTATGGCTTGGATGATGGGCGCATGAAGACGTTGGAAGAAATCGGTCAAATATTCAACGTCACACGCGAACGGATTCGGCAAATCGAGGCCAAAGCATTGCGGAAGTTGCGCCATCCCAATCGCAATAGCATTCTCAAAGAATATATTCGCTAG
- a CDS encoding ATP-binding cassette domain-containing protein, translating to MAKVVIKSIYKSFPGRKGENKSILRDINLEVPDGQFMVLVGPSGCGKSTLLRLIAGLEEITGGEIQIGDRLVNELPPKERDIAMVFQNYALYPHMTVYDNIAFGLRRTKLGNGENDSFEKLFAGMTRSLPKNLRYLSPQEKAVDTQVARVAQLLQIESLLDRLPKQLSGGQKQRVALGRAIARNPQVFLMDEPLSNLDAKLRAETRAQIVKLQRQLGTTTIYVTHDQTEAMTMGDRIAVMYAGQIQQVAKPLELYNRPVNRFVAGFIGSPPMNFLPVQFQAPLLLYQNQFRLTLPDTWAPALEKYSGQSLILGIRPEHLNISLPALKNIQVQVDLVESLGAETQLHVSPVENAGNPSMLQVRIEPDRLVSAGEQLWLAIAPDKIHLFDPETGIAILP from the coding sequence GTGGCAAAAGTTGTTATCAAAAGTATTTACAAAAGTTTTCCCGGTCGCAAAGGTGAAAACAAGTCCATCTTGCGGGACATCAATTTAGAAGTGCCAGATGGCCAATTTATGGTGCTGGTCGGGCCGTCTGGTTGCGGGAAAAGTACCCTGCTGCGCTTAATTGCGGGTTTAGAAGAAATCACCGGCGGCGAGATTCAAATCGGCGATCGCCTCGTCAATGAATTGCCTCCCAAGGAACGCGATATTGCGATGGTGTTTCAGAACTACGCCCTTTATCCCCACATGACAGTTTATGACAATATTGCCTTTGGGCTGCGGCGCACAAAATTGGGCAATGGGGAAAATGACTCATTTGAAAAATTGTTCGCCGGCATGACGCGATCACTGCCAAAAAATCTGCGTTACCTGTCACCGCAAGAGAAAGCAGTTGACACGCAGGTGGCAAGGGTTGCCCAGCTATTGCAAATTGAATCACTCCTCGACCGGCTGCCGAAACAGCTATCTGGGGGGCAAAAGCAGCGAGTTGCTCTTGGACGAGCGATCGCCCGCAACCCCCAAGTCTTTTTGATGGATGAACCCCTATCGAACCTAGACGCTAAACTCCGCGCTGAAACCCGCGCTCAAATCGTCAAACTACAACGCCAGCTCGGAACAACAACGATTTATGTCACCCACGATCAAACTGAAGCGATGACAATGGGTGATCGCATTGCGGTTATGTATGCCGGCCAAATTCAGCAAGTGGCAAAGCCTCTGGAACTCTACAACCGGCCTGTAAATCGCTTCGTTGCCGGCTTCATTGGCTCACCTCCGATGAACTTTCTGCCGGTGCAGTTTCAAGCACCCTTGTTGCTCTACCAAAACCAGTTCCGCCTCACGCTCCCAGACACTTGGGCACCGGCGCTGGAAAAGTACAGTGGCCAATCACTGATTTTAGGCATCCGTCCAGAACACTTAAACATTAGTCTGCCGGCGCTGAAAAATATCCAAGTTCAAGTTGATCTGGTGGAATCCCTCGGCGCGGAAACGCAACTTCATGTCAGTCCCGTCGAGAATGCCGGCAATCCCTCAATGCTACAGGTGCGAATTGAGCCAGATCGTCTTGTAAGTGCCGGTGAGCAACTTTGGCTAGCGATCGCACCGGACAAAATTCATTTATTCGACCCGGAAACAGGCATCGCGATTTTGCCTTAG
- the secG gene encoding preprotein translocase subunit SecG, protein MTIVSFLQIIWALSALGLIVFVLLHSPKGDGIGGIGGQAQLFTSAKSAETSLNRITWGLSIIFMGLTVILSAGWLGK, encoded by the coding sequence ATGACCATTGTTAGCTTTTTGCAGATTATCTGGGCCTTGTCCGCACTTGGCTTGATTGTATTTGTGTTGCTGCACAGCCCCAAAGGTGATGGCATCGGGGGCATTGGCGGACAAGCCCAACTTTTCACAAGCGCCAAGAGTGCCGAAACCTCACTAAATCGCATTACTTGGGGTCTCAGTATCATTTTTATGGGCTTAACGGTGATTTTGAGCGCCGGGTGGCTGGGCAAATAA
- the gpmI gene encoding 2,3-bisphosphoglycerate-independent phosphoglycerate mutase: MAQAPVCPVVLVILDGWGYREETDGNAIALANTPVMDSLWAAYPKTLIRTSGKAVGLPEGQMGNSEVGHMNIGAGRVVKQELMRISDAVEDGSLLRNPALLKVCQEVRESGGKLHLVGLCSEGGVHSHISHLFGLLKLAKAQGISEVCIHAITDGRDTSPTEGMQAIGQIQDAIERIGIGQIVTLSGRYYSMDRDHRWDRNKRAYDVMTQDGPGDGRSALEVLQASYNEGITDEFIAPVRIAPGAVEAKDGMIFYNFRPDRSRQLTHAFVSENFNGFERELIRPLSFVTFTQYDSELPVLVAFEPQNLTKILGEVIAENGLRQLRTAETEKYAHVTYFFNGGLEEPFEGEDRELVQSPMVATYDQAPAMSAEAVTDVASAAIKKGMYSLVVINYANPDMVGHTGQIEPTVKALETVDKCLGRLLSSIIGAGGTAIIIADHGNAECMRDEAGNPWTAHTTNPVPFILVEGEGLKIPGHGTEVSLRSDGCLADIAPTILEILKLPQPSEMTGRSMIEPVEFESRANRTPVRIRL; the protein is encoded by the coding sequence ACACACCCGTGATGGACAGCCTCTGGGCAGCCTATCCGAAAACGTTAATCCGCACTTCCGGGAAAGCCGTAGGCTTGCCAGAAGGCCAAATGGGCAATTCCGAAGTGGGTCACATGAATATTGGTGCCGGTCGGGTTGTCAAGCAAGAATTGATGCGGATTTCTGATGCGGTTGAAGATGGCTCGTTGCTGAGGAATCCAGCCCTATTAAAAGTTTGCCAAGAAGTGCGGGAATCGGGCGGCAAGCTGCATTTGGTGGGTCTTTGCTCAGAAGGAGGTGTGCACTCCCATATCTCCCATCTGTTTGGACTGTTAAAGCTAGCAAAGGCTCAGGGCATTTCAGAGGTTTGCATCCACGCGATCACAGACGGTCGGGATACTTCGCCAACAGAGGGAATGCAAGCGATCGGGCAAATTCAAGATGCGATTGAGCGTATTGGAATTGGGCAGATCGTCACCCTTAGTGGCCGGTACTACAGTATGGATCGCGACCACCGCTGGGATCGCAACAAGCGCGCCTATGATGTGATGACTCAGGATGGCCCTGGAGATGGCCGTTCAGCTTTAGAGGTCTTGCAAGCTTCTTATAACGAGGGAATCACAGACGAGTTCATTGCGCCGGTTCGCATTGCACCGGGAGCAGTGGAAGCCAAAGATGGGATGATTTTCTATAACTTCCGCCCAGACAGGTCGCGGCAGCTTACCCACGCCTTTGTCAGCGAGAATTTTAACGGGTTTGAACGCGAACTCATTCGTCCCTTGTCGTTTGTGACCTTCACTCAATACGATTCGGAACTGCCGGTGTTGGTCGCCTTCGAGCCGCAAAACCTGACTAAAATTTTGGGAGAAGTGATCGCCGAAAACGGTCTACGGCAGCTTCGCACTGCAGAAACCGAGAAGTACGCCCATGTGACGTATTTCTTTAATGGGGGTCTGGAAGAGCCGTTTGAGGGTGAGGATCGAGAGTTAGTGCAAAGTCCGATGGTGGCCACCTATGACCAAGCACCGGCAATGTCAGCGGAGGCTGTAACGGATGTGGCCAGCGCGGCCATTAAAAAAGGTATGTACTCGCTGGTGGTGATCAACTACGCTAACCCGGATATGGTGGGGCATACCGGCCAAATAGAACCCACGGTCAAAGCCCTTGAAACGGTTGACAAGTGCCTCGGTCGCTTGCTGAGCAGTATCATTGGTGCCGGCGGCACTGCCATCATCATTGCTGATCACGGCAACGCTGAATGTATGCGAGATGAAGCAGGAAACCCCTGGACAGCTCACACCACGAATCCGGTGCCCTTTATCTTAGTAGAAGGGGAGGGGTTGAAAATTCCAGGGCATGGAACCGAAGTTTCTCTGCGAAGCGATGGCTGCTTAGCGGATATTGCCCCCACGATTTTAGAAATTTTGAAACTGCCTCAACCCTCGGAAATGACTGGCCGATCTATGATAGAGCCAGTAGAATTTGAATCCCGCGCAAATCGCACGCCGGTGCGGATTCGTCTATAA